The following are encoded together in the Mugil cephalus isolate CIBA_MC_2020 chromosome 18, CIBA_Mcephalus_1.1, whole genome shotgun sequence genome:
- the map3k8 gene encoding mitogen-activated protein kinase kinase kinase 8, with translation MDYKYNPGLELLLAHMNVEDIINAAETLYQLEEEEGGLSFEEDGFSQEEMDENEEAGELVGLGIEQKDYADETGGVRYGTVTDLLSFVNLLSSMQTSGLQHLPEEMGVLLNKKDMAVKKGRYQINIDVLLFQWKLTYKNHGTGLVPKGSFGKVHLAQDTTTRKRMACKLIPMEHFKAADVEFQARFRHENIAELYGALLWDQSVHLFMEAGEGGSVLEKLDSCGPMREFEIIWVTKQVLRGLEYLHSHNVIHHDIKPSNIVLMSDKAVLVDFGLTVQMTEDIYIPRDLRGTEMYMSPELILCRGHDTKTDIYSLGTTIIHMQTGSPPWVRRYPRTAYPSYLYIIHKQAPPLEDIAEDCSLAMRSFLERALERNPAVRSSASELLKDEAINPPREDQPRCWSLDSALEEATHTMLRQQSQHHDTTQESSIYSEDSGHVRRKGSLYIDLGALSGYSKLVTGPPTSEYG, from the exons ATGGATTACAAGTATAATCCCGGACTAGAACTGCTGTTGGCTCACATGAATGTAGAGGACATTATCAACGCTGCAGAGACTCTTTATCAacttgaggaggaggaaggaggctTGTCGTTTGAGGAAGACGGTTTCTCccaggaggagatggatgagAACGAAGAGGCGGGGGAGCTGGTGGGCTTGGGGATTGAGCAAAAGGACTATGCTGATGAGACCGGCGGTGTTCGTTATGGGACGGTGACAGACCTCCTGTCCTTTGTCAACCTCCTGTCCAGCATGCAGACGTCAGGGCTGCAGCACCTCCCAGAGGAGATGGGAGTTCTCCTGAATAAA AAGGACATGGCTGTTAAAAAAGGCCGCTACCAGATCAACATAGACGTGCTCCTGTTTCAGTGGAAATTGACCTATAAGAATCACGGCACTGGCCTCGTGCCCAAGGGCTCATTTGGGAAAGTCCACTTGGCTCAGGACACCACCACCAGGAAGAGAATGGCTTGCAAACTG ATCCCAATGGAGCACTTCAAAGCCGCCGATGTGGAGTTCCAGGCCCGCTTCCGCCACGAGAACATCGCCGAGCTCTACGGTGCTCTGCTCTGGGACCAGAGCGTCCACTTGTTCATGGAGGCAGGCGAGGGCGGCTCGGTCCTCGAGAAGCTGGACAGCTGTGGGCCCATGAGGGAGTTTGAGATCATCTGGGTCACGAAGCAAGTCCTGCGGGGCCTGGAGTACCTGCACTCACACAACGTCATTCACCACGACATCAAAC CCAGCAACATTGTCCTGATGTCAGACAAGGCCGTGCTGGTGGACTTTGGCCTGACGGTGCAGATGACAGAAGACATATACATTCCCAGAGACCTGAGAGGAACGGAG ATGTACATGAGTCCAGAGCTGATTCTTTGTCGGGGACATGACACCAAGACAGACATCTACAGCCTGGGCACCACCATCATCCACATGCAGACTGGTAGCCCTCCCTGGGTCAGGAGATACCCACGCACTGCCTATCCTTCATACCTCTACATT ATCCACAAGCAGGCCCCTCCTCTGGAGGACATAGCAGAGGACTGCAGCCTGGCAATGCGCTCCTTCCTGGAGCGAGCCCTGGAGAGGAACCCGGCTGTGCGGAGCTCGGCGTCTGAGCTGCTGAAGGACGAGGCCATCAACCCGCCCCGGGAGGACCAGCCTCGCTGCTGGAGCCTCGACTCAGCCCTGGAGGAGGCCACGCACACAATGCTCCGTCAGCAGAGTCAGCACCACGACACCACGCAGG AATCTTCTATTTACTCTGAAGACTCCGGCCACGTGAGGAGGAAGGGCTCGCTGTACATTGACCTCGGCGCTTTGTCAGGTTACTCTAAGCTGGTGACGGGGCCACCCACCTCGGAATATGGCTAA